ACCAGGTCGGCACGATCTTCGGAAAGCGCTATTCCCATGAGGCGCACGTCATCGAGGCCAAGCTGGAGTGCAAGGTCTGCCATCGCACGCACCAGGAGAAGCCGGCCGGCGAGGTGCTGCGCTACGGCGCGGAGGGCTGCGTCACCTGTCACCACAAGCCGCCCGCAGGCGCCGCGTCCCTGACCGTGGCCCAGTGCGTGGCGTGCCATTCCGACGTGAAGACGCGCACCGTGAAGTCCTTCCGCGGCGATTTCGAACACAAGCTGCACATCGAGGACGCCGAGAAGACCTGCACCGACTGCCACGACGTCGCCGCAGGCACGATGGCGATCAAGAAGGCGACGTGCGCGGAGTGTCACGACGAGAAGTAGGTAGAGGTGGGCTCGGTCGCCAGTGGCAGATGATGTAGAGATAGGCGAGCCCACACCTTGGCGGCTCTAACTCTCCTGGGACGAGTAATATATATTAACTCGCCCCGGGGCGAGTCCCGACTTGCGCCAGCGCAAGTTGAGACTGGAGAAGTCCCGACTTGCGCCAGCGCAAGTTGAGACTGGAGGAGTTCCGACTTGCGCCAGCGCAAGTTGAGACTGGATGCGAGACCCCCGCACCACCTCCACCACCCGCGCCAAAGTCCGCACCCGCGCTGGAACATGTGAATCCGGCGACAGATGTAACATGGACGCGACGTCCGCGAGGGTCCAATTCGTCCTGGGACGAGTAATATATATATTAACTCGCCCGGGGGCGAGTCCCGACTTGCGCCGGCGCAAGTTGAGACCGGAGAAGTCCAGACTTGCGCCAGCGCAAGTTGAGACCGGAGAAGTCCCGACTTGCTTCTGCGCAAGTTGAGACCGGATACAAGACCCGCGCAGTACCTCCCACCCGCGTCAAAGTCCAGCACCCGCCCTGGAACATGTGAATCCGGCGACAGATGTAACATGGACGCGACGTGGGCCAGGATCAAACCCGTCGTGGAACGAGTAATATATATATTAACTCGCCCCGGGGCGAGTCCCGACTTGCGCCGGCGCAAGTTGAGACAGAAGTCCTGACTTGCGCCAGCGCAAGTTGAGATCGGGCGCCAGCCCCCGCAGCACCCCCACTACCCGCGCTAAATTCGCACCCGCGCTGGAACATGTGAATCCGGCGACAGATGTAGCATGGGCGCGACGCGCGCTAGGATCGAACTCGTCCTGGGACGACTTATGTATCTTGGCCTCGCAGCGGAGTGAGTCCTTCGTGAGCGAGCCCTCAACGATCGGCAGAACGGCAGCGACAAAATGGAGGCAGCGGCGAAATGAAGAGGGTCCCGAGAGCCTACGACCGGGGATCGGCCTCGCGGGCGCGGGCTTCCCAGGCCGCGGCGTCCTCGTCGCGCCCTAGAACGCGGCACGCTTCGGCCAGCTCGGCGAGCGTCTGTCCCTCGGAGCAGGACCAGGACCAGGAGAAGTCGTAGCCCTTCCGGCCGCTCGCGAGCGCGATCGCGCGGTCGAGGTCGGCCGCGCTGCGGGTGGCGCGCGCGAGGCCGGCCAATCCCTGCACCATGAGATGGCCGCCGCCCAGAGCCCGCGGGCGTCCCTTCACGTGCGCGATCAGCTGGCCGAAGGCCGCGCGCGCGGCCTCGAGGTCGCCCATCTGGAGCGACGCGCGCCCGAGGCTCGCGAGACAGATCCCGCGAAAGGTGTCGCGATACATGTGGTCGCTCTTGTCGACGGAGGCCAGCGCCGAGAGCGCGCTCTCCCGGGCCCCCTCGAGATCGCCGTGGCGCCGGAGCGCTTCGGCCAGCGCGCCGCCCGCGCCCGCGGTCGGTCCGGCGCCTCCCGTGCCCTCGAGCGCGACGACTTTCCGGAAGCACCAGATCG
This genomic window from Candidatus Binatia bacterium contains:
- a CDS encoding tetratricopeptide repeat protein gives rise to the protein FRQGHFVEAIEKGERATVLEASGSYGPYFCACACSASGDVARGIAYFQRTVDMDAQHGFAWLGLGWCHLALGATEEAIWCFRKVVALEGTGGAGPTAGAGGALAEALRRHGDLEGARESALSALASVDKSDHMYRDTFRGICLASLGRASLQMGDLEAARAAFGQLIAHVKGRPRALGGGHLMVQGLAGLARATRSAADLDRAIALASGRKGYDFSWSWSCSEGQTLAELAEACRVLGRDEDAAAWEARAREADPRS